The genome window TTGTCTGCGGCTCTAGATCGGCTCCAGCGCAAAGCCTCCGTAGGGGCTTTGCTTGCGAAGCCCGCGGATGTCCAAGTGCTTCTGGAGGAAGAAATGGTTGTTCGATGCGTTGTGGTGGTTTAGAGAGGGCTTTGGACGTTTGTTGCGTTGCTGTGTGGTCGCGGGCTTCGCGAGCAAAGCCCCTACGAGGGAACTGAGATCGACGGCTTGGCTGCCGTTTTTTTATTTCGCTAACTCGCCCAACACTTCGTGTCGCCCCTTTTTAAGAACCGCTTATCAATGCGAGTCCACACCTAGGATCGCATTTGCTGTGCCAACTGCGATCAAGTGTAGGGGCTTTGCTTGCGAAGCCCGCCCATGTGCAAGCGGTTGTGGAGGAAGAAATGGTGGTTCGGTGCGTTGTGGTGGTTTCGAAAGGGCTTTGGGCGTTTGTCGCGTTGCGGTGCAGTCGCGGTCTTCGCGAGCAAAGCCCCTACAATGAAACACTTACTCGCCCAACACTTCTTCTAACACCGTGCCTGAACTTCCCGAAGTCGGCTGCAATCCGAGATACGCACAGAGCGTCGAGGCGACATCCACGGTGCTGACATGACGATGGATCGTCTGTGGCTCGAGATCCGCACCCGCAAAGATGACTGGCACATAGGTATCGTAGCGCCACGGGGAACCGTGCGTGCACGCGACATGCAAGCCATCGAAATCGGCAATGAACCACTGCGGCTCAAAGACGACATACACATCGCCCGAACGCTTGAGGTGGTAATTATTCAGCACGGCCTGAAAAACGGGTGAGTCCGCAGTTTCGCCGCGCGCGAGTGCTTGGCTGGAAACCGCAAGTGCCACGCCTGGAAATTTGGTTAATTCCTCAGCAACCGCCTGCTCGACTTCAGCTTTATCGAGCCCCTTTTCGCTCAACACATCCTGATTCAAATACACGTATGGGTGTGCATAGGTTTCGATCAACTCCTCACCAATGCCAAAGCGCTCCTTCAAGCGTTCAAAAGCTGGCGCCTTATCCCAAGTATCTGGCTCTACATAATTCACATCAAAGCCATACTCCTGCAAAGCTCCCGGCGCTTCAGGGCCGCCATGATCCGCAGACAACGCAATCAATGTATGCTCAAGGCCAACAGTCTCATCCACATACTCTAATAATGCCGCGATGGTGCGATCCAGTTGCAGCAAATTATCTTCCGCCTCTAAACTCGAAGGCCCGAAAATGTGACCAATATAATCCGTCGACGAAAAGCTCACAGACAAATAATCGGTGATCTCATCCTGTCCGAGCGATTCGTTCGCAATCAATGCTTTCGCGAAATCAAGCGTGATTTGGTCGCCCGCAGGGCTCAAGGTCAGGTAGGTCGTAAACCCTCGACTATCTCGCTCACCAAATTGATGCGGGAAAGTTCGTCCGAAGCCTGGCATTGCAGTCTCCCACGCTTGATCATCGCGGTCACCAAACAAATATGAGCTCTGGTCCTGTGAGAGCTCCCAAGCTTTCCCCACATAGCGCTCGAGCGGGTCGGATGCATTCCACGCGGTCACCCACTCTGGATACGCATCATAGTAGTAGGTGCTGGTGACAAATTCACCGGCGGCCTTGGAAAACCAAAATGCTTTGCCGGCATGCCCCGCCATCGACACCGCGCCACGGTCTTTGATAGACACCCCGAAGACCTTGGCATGCCCCGCAGAGCGCACCGCGAGTTCATCCGCAAAGGTCGACGACAGCAGTGCTCGTGGTGAGCGTCCATCTGTATTCGCCGCGCGCTGAGTCGGATCGATT of Lentimonas sp. CC4 contains these proteins:
- a CDS encoding alkaline phosphatase family protein encodes the protein MKSALPLALLATAGLSLQAESPKLVLQITVDQLRGDQLTRFIDRMPDGGFQYFLDEGINYANAHHPHANTETIVGHATLATGATPSVHGMVANIWFDRETGQTTYNIEDPNYALLTADADVDDANEIDPTQRAANTDGRSPRALLSSTFADELAVRSAGHAKVFGVSIKDRGAVSMAGHAGKAFWFSKAAGEFVTSTYYYDAYPEWVTAWNASDPLERYVGKAWELSQDQSSYLFGDRDDQAWETAMPGFGRTFPHQFGERDSRGFTTYLTLSPAGDQITLDFAKALIANESLGQDEITDYLSVSFSSTDYIGHIFGPSSLEAEDNLLQLDRTIAALLEYVDETVGLEHTLIALSADHGGPEAPGALQEYGFDVNYVEPDTWDKAPAFERLKERFGIGEELIETYAHPYVYLNQDVLSEKGLDKAEVEQAVAEELTKFPGVALAVSSQALARGETADSPVFQAVLNNYHLKRSGDVYVVFEPQWFIADFDGLHVACTHGSPWRYDTYVPVIFAGADLEPQTIHRHVSTVDVASTLCAYLGLQPTSGSSGTVLEEVLGE